The genomic window TGTTCCATGCAACGAGATTATGCCAATCTGTTTTGGTTTGTTTTTGTCCATCGGCATCTTTGTAATACTCGTTTGTTGCTAATGAAAATTTTGCTAATTTTTTTCCACTGTCTAAAGTGATAATTTCTGGGTCATTTCCCAAGTTTCCAATTAACTGTACTTTGTTTCTGAGTGTGTTCATGATAAAATAATTTTAAGGTTATAACAGTTTTACTATCGAACGATTCGACACTGCAAAGATGTGATGCTATCCAAATGTTAGTCGGTAATTACCTATTTAATTTCGTTTGTAATTACTTGTAGTCGTTTGTAATTGAATAAATTTTTAGTATATTTCGGGTCTGTAACCAGAAATCAATTGACATGAACCATCCATCACTAAAACTTGATACTCAATAAAAATGCTTAAAATGGATGCACCATGTGACCTTTGAAAAACAATAAATAGATATACATGAACCATCCATTACTAAAATTTGATATTCAATAAAAATGCTTAAAATGGATGCACCATGTGACCTT from Formosa sp. Hel1_33_131 includes these protein-coding regions:
- a CDS encoding single-stranded DNA-binding protein, whose product is MNTLRNKVQLIGNLGNDPEIITLDSGKKLAKFSLATNEYYKDADGQKQTKTDWHNLVAWNKTAEIIENYVTKGKEIAVEGKLTSRSYETKEGEKRYITEVVVNEVLMLGNKQ